One window of Trifolium pratense cultivar HEN17-A07 linkage group LG5, ARS_RC_1.1, whole genome shotgun sequence genomic DNA carries:
- the LOC123886916 gene encoding probable polygalacturonase At3g15720, with protein sequence MQRFNFFVIILGFISPCLCTRLNVGTENDNYNVMDYGANGDGKTDDSQALVNAWSSACKHGGTLTIPAEKSFMVTNVKFRGPCKPKIHIQFDGKIVAPPKEAWKSGDYLIYIDNLDGLTIDGNGHGGADGGGSTWWHCKNCKRPGVQVFHFHSCKNLKVSNIMVTNSPSGHVSVNQCNGATFSHISINSPPNSPNTDGFDISFSNNILVEDSNIKSGDDCIAINGDSSFINATGVTCGPGHGISVGSLGKVRPNDKVSDVHVRNCTFTGTSNGGRIKTKMGGSGYAKNIIFEEIILDNVKNPIIIDQEYKNFGLDTDVVVSDVTFRGFTGTCSGDIAINLDCRKKLLVICNNAYGTATNTIPSVTCLLN encoded by the exons ATGCAAAGGTTCAACTTTTTTGTTATCATTCTTGGGTTTATTTCTCCTTGTCTATGTACGagattgaatgttggaacagaAAATGACAATTATAATGTGATGGATTATGGTGCAAATGGCGATGGAAAAACTGATGATTCACAA GCCTTAGTAAATGCATGGAGTAGTGCATGTAAACATGGAGGGACGTTAACTATACCAGCAGAAAAATCATTCATGGTGACGAATGTAAAATTTAGAGGTCCTTGCAAACCCAAAATTCATATTCAG TTTGATGGAAAAATAGTTGCACCCCCTAAAGAAGCGTGGAAAAGTGGAGACTATTTGATTTACATTGATAATTTAGACGGACTCACAATTGATGGTAATGGTCATGGAGGAGCTGATGGAGGTGGTTCAACTTGGTGGCATTGCAAAAATTGTAAACGACCTGGGGtac AggtctttcattttcattcctGCAAGAATCTCAAAGTTAGTAACATAATGGTCACTAATAGCCCAAGTGGTCATGTATCTGTTAACCAGTGCAATGGTGCAACATTCTCACATATATCTATTAACTCTCCTCCTAATAGTCCCAACACCGATGGTTTTGACATTTCtttttctaataatatattGGTAGAAGATTCAAACATAAAATCTG gTGACGATTGTATTGCCATTAACGGTGACTCCTCTTTTATCAATGCTACTGGAGTTACTTGTGGACCAGGCCATGGAATAAG TGTTGGTAGCCTCGGTAAAGTAAGACCTAATGATAAAGTTTCCGATGTTCATGTACGGAATTGCACCTTTACCGGAACTTCAAATGGAGGAAGAATCAAGACAAAAATG GGTGGATCAGgttatgcaaaaaatattatttttgaggAAATCATCCTAGATAATGTCAAGAACCCGATTATTATAGATCAGGAATATAAAAATTTTGGACTG GATACAGATGTGGTGGTGAGTGATGTAACATTTCGAGGATTTACGGGAACTTGTTCTGGTGACATAGCTATTAATTTAGATTGTA GAAAGAAGCTTTTAGTTATTTGCAACAATGCCTATGGAACTGCTACAAATACTATTCCAAGTGTTACTTGTCtacttaattaa